The Pseudomonas sp. G2-4 genome window below encodes:
- a CDS encoding phosphotransferase codes for MPDQDVRLQHLKVWLDEQLPILFAQQGWGAVPPATLTAASSDASFRRYFRWEGEGRSFIVMDAPPPQENCKPFVDIAFLLAKSGINVPKIYAEDLERGFLLLNDLGNQTYLDVINGDNADDLFHDALQALLAFQQLPMVAPLPSYDVALLRRELELFPEWYVKHELGVELDSAQQQLWQQATDLLIDSALAQPKVLVHRDYMPRNLMLSEPNPGVLDFQDAVYGPVTYDVTCLFKDAFLSWPEERVRGWLVDYWQQAGALGIPVQPDLEDFLRASDLMGVQRHLKVIGIFARICHRDGKPHYLGDVPRFFAYIEAVIARRPELAPLDELLGSLRQAAGATA; via the coding sequence ATGCCCGACCAAGATGTACGCTTGCAACACCTGAAAGTTTGGCTGGATGAACAGCTGCCGATCCTCTTTGCGCAACAGGGCTGGGGCGCCGTACCCCCGGCCACGTTGACCGCGGCCAGCAGCGATGCGAGTTTCCGTCGCTATTTCCGCTGGGAAGGCGAGGGCCGCAGTTTCATCGTGATGGATGCACCTCCGCCCCAGGAAAACTGCAAACCTTTCGTGGATATTGCTTTTTTGCTGGCGAAATCCGGCATCAACGTGCCAAAAATTTACGCCGAGGACCTTGAGCGCGGGTTTCTTTTGCTCAATGACCTGGGCAATCAGACCTATCTGGATGTGATCAACGGCGACAATGCCGACGATTTATTCCACGATGCACTGCAAGCGTTGCTGGCTTTCCAGCAACTGCCGATGGTAGCGCCGTTGCCCAGCTACGACGTCGCCTTGCTACGCCGGGAGCTGGAGTTGTTCCCCGAGTGGTATGTCAAGCATGAGCTGGGTGTCGAGCTCGATTCGGCCCAGCAACAGCTCTGGCAACAGGCTACCGACCTGCTGATCGACAGCGCCCTGGCCCAGCCCAAGGTGCTGGTGCACCGCGACTACATGCCACGCAACCTGATGCTCAGCGAGCCGAACCCCGGCGTGCTGGATTTCCAGGATGCGGTCTATGGCCCCGTTACCTACGACGTGACCTGCCTGTTCAAGGACGCCTTTCTCAGCTGGCCTGAGGAGCGCGTACGCGGTTGGCTGGTGGATTACTGGCAGCAGGCTGGCGCCCTCGGCATCCCGGTCCAACCGGATCTCGAGGATTTCCTGCGGGCCAGCGACTTGATGGGCGTACAGCGTCATCTCAAAGTCATTGGGATCTTCGCGCGCATTTGCCACCGTGATGGCAAACCGCATTATCTGGGCGATGTGCCGCGTTTCTTTGCCTATATAGAAGCGGTCATCGCTCGTCGTCCTGAACTGGCGCCGCTGGATGAGTTGCTTGGCAGCCTGCGTCAAGCGGCCGGGGCGACGGCATGA
- the murU gene encoding N-acetylmuramate alpha-1-phosphate uridylyltransferase MurU: MKAMILAAGKGERMRPLTLTTPKPLVRAGGVPLIEYHLQALAKAGFTDIVINHAWLGQQIEEHLGDGSRFGVRIRYSPEGTPLETGGGIFRALPLLGDEAFVVVNGDIWTDYDFSALRQPLQGLAHLVLVDNPEHHRGGDFTLADGKVHDDAPAADKLTYSGIAVLHPQLFDGCSDGAFRLAPLLRKAMAEGRVSGEHLKGHWIDVGTHERLAQVETLIKASR, encoded by the coding sequence ATGAAGGCAATGATCCTGGCAGCGGGCAAGGGCGAGCGCATGCGCCCCCTGACCCTCACCACGCCCAAACCGTTGGTTCGCGCTGGCGGCGTGCCCTTGATTGAATACCACCTGCAGGCCCTGGCCAAGGCAGGTTTTACCGATATTGTGATCAATCACGCCTGGCTCGGTCAGCAGATCGAGGAACATTTGGGGGACGGTTCGCGGTTCGGCGTGCGAATTCGTTATTCGCCGGAAGGCACGCCGCTGGAAACCGGCGGCGGAATTTTCCGGGCCTTGCCGTTGCTGGGTGATGAAGCGTTCGTGGTGGTCAATGGCGACATCTGGACCGATTACGACTTCAGTGCCTTGCGCCAACCACTCCAAGGGCTCGCACATCTGGTGCTGGTGGATAATCCCGAGCACCACCGGGGCGGTGATTTCACCCTGGCCGACGGAAAGGTTCACGATGATGCGCCGGCTGCCGACAAACTGACTTATAGCGGCATCGCCGTCCTGCACCCGCAACTGTTCGACGGCTGCTCGGACGGTGCATTCAGGCTCGCACCGCTGCTGCGCAAGGCCATGGCCGAGGGGCGCGTCAGTGGAGAGCACCTGAAAGGGCATTGGATTGATGTTGGCACTCATGAACGTTTGGCGCAGGTCGAAACCTTGATAAAAGCGAGTCGTTAA
- a CDS encoding TerB family tellurite resistance protein, translating into MWWPGTLIGAGAGFAIASIPGALLGALLGQALDRRLNLQSWAQLRERLGGRPALRNDELLFALLGRLAKSDGRVVDGHIQQARQEMRALDLSESAQRRAIAAFNRGKSGDVRLRGYLRRLSTQPHAAEGVLRACWRMVWADGKAGVGERELIARWGKWLGWTQQQVQALASDYEPHKLSLPSSGVTYQEALRLLGVSATSEPSQIKRAYRRLISRHHPDKIAGSGATPLQVREATDKTRELHNAYRLIRERRDFR; encoded by the coding sequence ATGTGGTGGCCAGGGACTCTGATTGGAGCCGGGGCGGGCTTTGCCATAGCCAGCATTCCGGGGGCCTTGCTGGGTGCGCTGTTGGGACAGGCGTTGGATCGACGCCTGAACCTGCAGAGCTGGGCGCAGCTACGTGAGCGTCTGGGTGGGCGCCCGGCGTTGCGCAACGATGAATTGTTGTTTGCGTTGCTGGGGCGTTTGGCGAAAAGCGATGGGCGGGTGGTCGATGGTCATATCCAGCAGGCCCGCCAGGAGATGCGCGCCCTGGACTTGAGCGAATCGGCGCAACGCCGGGCCATCGCAGCGTTCAATCGAGGCAAGTCCGGAGATGTCCGCCTGCGCGGCTATCTGCGCCGCCTCAGCACTCAGCCGCATGCGGCTGAAGGCGTGTTGCGGGCCTGCTGGCGGATGGTTTGGGCGGACGGCAAGGCGGGCGTAGGCGAGCGTGAATTGATTGCCCGGTGGGGCAAGTGGCTGGGCTGGACCCAGCAACAGGTCCAGGCCTTGGCGAGTGATTACGAACCGCACAAACTGTCGCTGCCCAGCAGTGGCGTGACGTATCAGGAGGCGTTGCGTTTGCTGGGGGTTTCCGCCACCAGTGAACCGTCGCAGATCAAGCGCGCCTACCGACGCCTGATCAGCCGTCACCACCCGGACAAGATCGCCGGCAGCGGGGCGACTCCACTGCAGGTGCGTGAAGCCACTGACAAGACTCGGGAATTGCACAACGCCTATCGGTTGATTCGGGAGCGACGAGACTTTCGCTAA
- a CDS encoding alpha/beta hydrolase family protein, which translates to MSSVYRLALPALCLSLILPSAFSVQASEPAPAAAEQAAEEKPAERQPLLERSQEEATALGRQLPPQEQQQLQTGSDTFLALWKPANTSEPKGAVIIVPGAGETADWPEVIGPLRKKLPDVEWSSLSITLPDLQSDVIAPRVAQASPETKAADTAAAAPDATTAAPIEQVAGGEADAADPAAVETSEEHAGADAERIFARIDAALAYAEQQSARSIVLLGHGTGAYWAARYLNEKQPSQIERFVMVAAQTPVTAKPGLAELTPTLKLATADIFYMDKPLDRNAALERLQASKRLKGSTFSQVSLKALPNPSAEQEQLFRRVRGWLSPQKPGE; encoded by the coding sequence ATGTCCTCAGTTTATCGCCTGGCATTGCCAGCATTGTGCCTGTCGCTGATCCTGCCGAGTGCCTTTTCTGTGCAGGCCAGCGAACCGGCACCCGCCGCAGCGGAGCAGGCTGCCGAGGAAAAACCGGCCGAGCGCCAGCCTTTGCTTGAGCGTAGCCAGGAAGAAGCGACGGCGCTGGGACGGCAACTTCCACCTCAGGAACAACAACAGCTACAGACCGGCAGCGATACCTTCCTGGCGCTCTGGAAACCGGCCAACACCAGCGAACCCAAAGGCGCGGTCATCATAGTCCCCGGCGCGGGCGAAACCGCTGACTGGCCTGAAGTGATCGGCCCTTTGCGCAAAAAATTGCCTGACGTCGAATGGAGCAGCCTGAGTATCACCCTGCCAGACCTGCAAAGCGACGTCATCGCACCGCGCGTGGCGCAAGCATCGCCCGAGACCAAAGCGGCCGACACGGCGGCCGCGGCGCCGGACGCCACCACCGCAGCACCGATCGAACAGGTGGCAGGGGGCGAAGCCGATGCGGCAGACCCAGCCGCCGTCGAAACGAGTGAGGAACACGCTGGGGCCGATGCCGAGCGTATCTTCGCCCGCATCGATGCAGCACTGGCCTACGCCGAACAACAGAGCGCGCGCAGCATTGTCCTGCTGGGGCACGGCACCGGCGCCTATTGGGCCGCGCGTTACCTGAATGAAAAACAGCCCTCGCAGATCGAGCGCTTTGTGATGGTCGCCGCCCAGACGCCGGTCACCGCCAAACCCGGCCTGGCCGAACTGACGCCCACCCTGAAACTGGCCACCGCCGACATCTTCTACATGGACAAACCGCTGGATCGCAACGCGGCGCTTGAGCGTTTGCAGGCAAGCAAACGCTTGAAAGGCTCGACCTTCAGCCAGGTTTCCCTCAAGGCCTTACCGAACCCGTCGGCGGAGCAGGAACAGCTGTTTCGCCGGGTTCGCGGCTGGTTGAGTCCGCAGAAGCCGGGGGAGTGA